The DNA sequence GAAAGCGGTGATCTTCCCCGGCCAGGGCGCCCAGGTGAAGGGCATGGGCCGCGAGCTGTTCGACGCCTACCCGGAGCAGGCCGACCAGGCCTCGGACCTGCTCGGCTACTCGATCCGCGAGCTGTGCCTCGACGATCCCCGGCGCGAGCTGAACCGCACGGAGTTCACCCAGCCCGCGCTGTTCGTGGTCGGCGCGCTGGCCCACCGGCGGTGGCGCGAGCAGCATCCCGAAGCGCCCGCGTTCTACGCCGGGCACAGCCTCGGCGAGTACTGCGCGCTGCACGCCGCCGGCGCGTTCGACTTCGCGACGGGCCTGCGGCTCGTCCGGCGCCGGGGCGAGCTGATGGCCCGCGCCGAGGGCGGCGGCATGATCGCCGTCACCGGCCTCGACCGCGACCAGGTCACGGCGCTGGTGCGCGAAGGCGAGTTCTGCACCCTGTCGGTGGCGAACGACAACTCGCCCCAGCAGTGCGTCGTCTCGGGGGACGCCGAGTCGATCGACGACCTGGGCGCGTTCCTGCAGGACCGGGGCGTCCGCTGGGTCCGGCTGCGCGTGTCCGGCGGCTTCCACTCCGCGCTGATGCGGCCGGCCCAGCAGGAGTTCCGGCGTTTCCTCGACGCCTTCGACCTCGGCACGCCGGCCGTGCCGGTGATCGCCAACGCCACGGCGCGGCCGTACGCGCCCGGGACCACGGCCGGGGTGCTGGCCGACCAGATCGTGCAGCCGGTGCGCTGGACCGAAACCGTGCGGCACCTGCTCGACGCGGGCGTCACGGACTTCGTCGAGCTGGGCGGCACGGTGCTGACCAAGCTCGTCGAGCAGACGCGGGCCGCGTCCCGGGCGCCGGTGCTCCGGCCCCAGGACCTCGGCAGCGCCGCCTTCCGCGCACGGCACGGCCTCCGTTTCGCCTACGTCGCCGGCGGGATGTACCGCGGGATCGCGTCGCCGGACCTGGTCACCCGGCTGGGGCGCGCCGGGATGCTCGGCTTCCTCGGCACCGGCGGCAGCGAACCGGCCGAAATCGAGCGCGGGATCAAGGAGATCCAGGCCGCCCTGGCCGAGGATCAGCCCTACGGCGTCAACTTCATCGCGAACCACGACGACCCCGCCGCCGAGGAGGCCGTCGTCGACGTCCTGCTGCGGCACGGCGTCCGGCTGGTCGAGGCGTCGGCGTTCATCCAGATGACGCCCGCGCTCGTGCGCTACCGCGTCACCGGCCTGCGACGCGGACCCGGTGGCGAGCCGGTGTGCGGGCACCGGGTGCTGGCGAAGGTGTCCCGGCCCGAGGTCGCGGCGGCGTTCCTGGCCCCGCCGCCGGACGCGGTCCTGGATCGGCTCCGCACGTACGGCGCGATCACGGCCGAGCAGGCCGAGCTGGCCCGGCGGGTGCCGATGAGCCACGACGTCACCGTCGAGGCCGACTCCGGCGGGCACACCGACGGCGGCATCCCGACCGTGCTGCTGCCCTCGCTGCTCGAACTGCGCCGCCGGGCGCAGGCCGAACACGGCTACGCCGAGCCGATCTGCATGGGCCTGGCCGGCGGGATCGGCACGCCCGCCGCCGTCGCGGCCGCGTTCGTGCTCGGCGCCGACTACGTCCTCACCGGCTCGGTCAACCAGTGCACTGTCGAGGCCGCGACCAGTGACACGGTCAAGGACATGCTGCAGGACATCGACGTGCAGGACACCGACTACGCGCCGGCCGGTGACATGTTCGAGCTCGGCAGCCGGGTCCAGGTGCTGCGCAAAGGCGTGTTCTTCCCGTCGCGCGGCAACAAGCTCCACGCGCTCTACAGCCACCACGACGGCATCGACGACCTGCCCGCGAAGACCCGCGCGCAGCTGGAGCGCACCTACTTCCGCAAGCCTCTGGACGACGTCTGGGCCGACGTCGTGGCGCACCTGCGCGCGAGCGGCCGCGCGGAACTGGTGGAGCGCGCGGAAAAGCAGCCGAAGCAGAAGATGGCGCTGATCTTCCGGCGCTACTTCGGCTACAGCGCGCGGATCGCGCTGGAAGGCAGCCGCGAAGACAAGGTCAACTACCAGGTCCACACCGGACCGGCCCTGGGTTCCTTCAACCAGTGGGTGAAAGGCACCCCGCACGAGTCCTGGCGGAACCGGCACGTCGACGAGATCGGCCTGCTGCTGCTGGACGGTGCCGCCCAGCACCTCGCGGCGTTCTCACGAGTAGCGAAAGGACAGAAGACATGATCACCGAGTTCGACACCTGGGGCGTCCACGAACAGCAGTTCTGGCTGCGCGGCACCACGGCGGACCAGCCGGTCACCTTCGACGCCGAAAGCGGCATGTGGAACGTCTACGGCCACGCCGAGGCGTCGAAGGTGCTGAGCAACCCGAAACTGTTCTCCTCCAACATGATGCGGCTGATGGCCGCGGAGATCGGCGCCGACATCGAGGAGGCGTCGGCCGGGGAGCTGCTCTACCTCGACCCGCCGCGCCACACCCGGCTGCGCCGGCTCGTCAACCACGCCTTCACCCCCAAGGTCCTCGCCGACCTCGAACCGCGGATCGCCGGCTTGACCCACGACCTGCTCGACGAGGCGAAGGTGACCGACCGGCTGGAGCTGGTCAGCGCGCTGGCCTACCCGCTGCCGGTGATCGTGATCGCCGAGCTGCTCGGCATCCCGGCGGGCGACCGCGACCTGTTCCGCCGCTGGGCCGAGTCGCTGATCCCGTCGACGTCCACCGAGGACGTCTCGATCGTCGGCCGGTTCGAGGGCCAGGAAGAGGTCACCGAGACGACCCTGCAGCAGCGCAAGGAGTTCGGCGAGTACCTGGCCGAGCACATCGAGGACCGCCGCAAGCACCCGCGTGAGGACCTGCTGAGCGGGCTGGTGCACGCCGAGGTCGAGGGGGAGCAGCTCAGCGACAAGGAGATCGCGACGCTGGCCGACGTCCTGCTGCTGGCCGGGCACGTGACCACGACCATGCTGCTCGGCAACACGATCCTCTGCCTGGACGCGCACCCGGACGAGTTCGCCCGCGTCCGCGCGGACCGCTCGCGCCTGCCCGACGTGATGGAGGAGTCGCTGCGTTACCTCCCGCCGTTCGCCGTGACGTCCCGGGCGACCACGGCCGAGGCCGAGGTCGGCGGCGTGACGATCCCGGCCGACCAGCTCGTGATGGTCTGGCTCGGCGCCGCCAACCGCGACCCGCTGGTCTTCGACGACCCCACGGAGTTCCGCCCGGGCCGCGACCCGAACCCGCACCTGACGTTCTCGCGCGGCATCCACTACTGCATCGGGGCCGGCCTGGCCCGGCTCGAGGGCCGGATCGCGCTGGACATCCTCTTCGACCGGTTCCCGACGATCACCACCATCCCGGACGAGCCGCCGCGGTTCATCCGCAGCTCGCAGATGCTCAACGCCTTCACGCTGCCCCTCGCCGTCTCGTCGTGAGTGGTGATTTGTCCGGATTACCGCCCGGCTCGCGCGTGCGGGACCGGAGTGGGAACGGCATTCGTGACCATCGATAGCGCGACGAACGCGAACGGAGCCTGACATGAGCCACCGCGTCGGTTCGGTGACCGAGCTGTACGAGCTGGTCAGCCGGGGAGAGATCGACAAGGCCGAGGCGGTGCGCCTGGCCAAGCAGCTGAAGACGGCCAAGCGCGCCGCGCCGGCCAGGAAGCCGGCCGAGCCCGCCGGGCAGCCGGCCGGGATCGACCGGGACGTGCTGCGGGACCGGGTCTGCGACGTGCTCGCGGACCAGGTCCGGCAGCTGCTCAAGGTGAGCGCCGACGACCTGGACGCCGACGTCGAGCTGAGCGAGTACGGGCTCGACTCGGTCGTCATCAGCCACCTCGTGAGCATGGTCAACGACGCGCTGGGCCTCGACCTCAAGCCCACGGTGGTGTTCGAGCACCCCACCCTGCGCGCGCTGGCCGGCCACATCGCCGTCGACCACGAAGCGGGCCTCGCGGACCGCCTCGGCGTGCGTCCCGTGGCTCCCGCGCCGGTCGTGCGCAAGGACCCCGAGCCGGTCGTGCCGGTCCCGGCCGAGCGGCCGCGCACCGGGGATCCGGTCGCGATCATCGGGATGAGCGGCCGGTTCCCGCAGGCCGACGACCTCGACGCGTTCTGGCGCAACCTCTCCGACGGGCGCGACTGCGTCAGCGAGGTGCCGGCCGATCGCTGGGACTGGCGCGAGCTGTACGGCGACCCGTTCGACGAGGCCGGCCGCACCACCGTCAAGTGGGGCGGGTTCATGGACGGCGTCGCCGACTTCGACCCCGAGTTCTTCGGCATCGCCCCCCGCGAAGCGCAGCTGATGGACCCCCAGCACCGGCTGCTGATGCTGCACACGTGGAAGGCCCTGGAGGACGCCGGGTACGCGGCGG is a window from the Amycolatopsis sp. NBC_00355 genome containing:
- a CDS encoding cytochrome P450, with the translated sequence MITEFDTWGVHEQQFWLRGTTADQPVTFDAESGMWNVYGHAEASKVLSNPKLFSSNMMRLMAAEIGADIEEASAGELLYLDPPRHTRLRRLVNHAFTPKVLADLEPRIAGLTHDLLDEAKVTDRLELVSALAYPLPVIVIAELLGIPAGDRDLFRRWAESLIPSTSTEDVSIVGRFEGQEEVTETTLQQRKEFGEYLAEHIEDRRKHPREDLLSGLVHAEVEGEQLSDKEIATLADVLLLAGHVTTTMLLGNTILCLDAHPDEFARVRADRSRLPDVMEESLRYLPPFAVTSRATTAEAEVGGVTIPADQLVMVWLGAANRDPLVFDDPTEFRPGRDPNPHLTFSRGIHYCIGAGLARLEGRIALDILFDRFPTITTIPDEPPRFIRSSQMLNAFTLPLAVSS
- the fabD gene encoding ACP S-malonyltransferase, with product MKAVIFPGQGAQVKGMGRELFDAYPEQADQASDLLGYSIRELCLDDPRRELNRTEFTQPALFVVGALAHRRWREQHPEAPAFYAGHSLGEYCALHAAGAFDFATGLRLVRRRGELMARAEGGGMIAVTGLDRDQVTALVREGEFCTLSVANDNSPQQCVVSGDAESIDDLGAFLQDRGVRWVRLRVSGGFHSALMRPAQQEFRRFLDAFDLGTPAVPVIANATARPYAPGTTAGVLADQIVQPVRWTETVRHLLDAGVTDFVELGGTVLTKLVEQTRAASRAPVLRPQDLGSAAFRARHGLRFAYVAGGMYRGIASPDLVTRLGRAGMLGFLGTGGSEPAEIERGIKEIQAALAEDQPYGVNFIANHDDPAAEEAVVDVLLRHGVRLVEASAFIQMTPALVRYRVTGLRRGPGGEPVCGHRVLAKVSRPEVAAAFLAPPPDAVLDRLRTYGAITAEQAELARRVPMSHDVTVEADSGGHTDGGIPTVLLPSLLELRRRAQAEHGYAEPICMGLAGGIGTPAAVAAAFVLGADYVLTGSVNQCTVEAATSDTVKDMLQDIDVQDTDYAPAGDMFELGSRVQVLRKGVFFPSRGNKLHALYSHHDGIDDLPAKTRAQLERTYFRKPLDDVWADVVAHLRASGRAELVERAEKQPKQKMALIFRRYFGYSARIALEGSREDKVNYQVHTGPALGSFNQWVKGTPHESWRNRHVDEIGLLLLDGAAQHLAAFSRVAKGQKT